The proteins below are encoded in one region of Bifidobacterium catenulatum DSM 16992 = JCM 1194 = LMG 11043:
- a CDS encoding vitamin K epoxide reductase family protein — translation MSDFPGELVADATLDDAYTKPRGWRHGATWTYLIMLAASAVALVVSFVLSAETLKLARNPGQKLSCDVNAVMSCSTVAESWQAEIVRFAGLSFPNAFFGIAAESVFVTIAVIGLTKVAVPRWFALCTWLGGLAALAYSYWLTSQSLFVINALCPWCLCLMFSTTVQFMALSHATAVVQEIPAKGAGVRTYYRLNYDLMVDAVWIVALIVIILVKDGPMLFS, via the coding sequence ATGAGCGATTTTCCCGGCGAACTGGTTGCCGACGCCACTCTCGACGATGCTTATACAAAGCCGCGCGGCTGGCGTCACGGCGCCACTTGGACGTATCTGATCATGCTGGCCGCTTCGGCGGTCGCGCTGGTCGTATCGTTCGTGCTTTCCGCAGAGACACTGAAATTGGCTCGTAATCCCGGTCAGAAGCTCAGCTGTGATGTGAATGCCGTGATGTCGTGTTCCACGGTTGCAGAATCGTGGCAGGCTGAGATTGTGAGGTTCGCCGGTTTGAGTTTCCCGAATGCGTTCTTCGGCATCGCCGCGGAATCAGTGTTCGTAACGATCGCAGTGATCGGCCTGACGAAGGTTGCCGTGCCTCGCTGGTTTGCGTTGTGCACATGGCTGGGTGGACTGGCCGCGCTGGCTTATTCGTATTGGCTGACCTCGCAGTCGCTGTTTGTAATCAACGCGCTATGCCCGTGGTGCCTATGCCTGATGTTCTCCACCACCGTGCAGTTCATGGCGTTGTCTCATGCCACGGCGGTGGTTCAGGAGATTCCGGCCAAAGGTGCGGGCGTGCGCACTTACTACCGTCTTAATTACGATCTAATGGTCGATGCCGTATGGATTGTGGCATTGATCGTGATCATTCTCGTCAAGGATGGCCCGATGCTGTTCAGCTGA
- a CDS encoding patatin-like phospholipase family protein, whose amino-acid sequence MAHRTAMIDVGGGFRAIYGAGVMDRMLEDGISVDHCYGVSAGSANMVSFIAKQHGRNHTFYTQYAFRKEYASFDSYVKNHNFANLDYVYSTLSNHDGENPVDYAAFEANPTDFTVVACNAEDGSTKYFSKSDVGYDNFDILKASSAVPVACEPYEIDGVPYYDGGIADPIPVQKAIDDGYDRIVVILTRPKDTVREQKRDIGPARILKRSHPEAAEKLLNRYQTYNDEVALSKEYEQDGRVLILAPESLYGLNTLSKSFEGLERMYRAGYAAAEAIPAFLKS is encoded by the coding sequence ATGGCTCATAGAACGGCAATGATCGACGTCGGCGGCGGTTTCCGTGCGATCTACGGTGCGGGCGTGATGGACCGCATGCTTGAGGACGGCATCAGCGTCGACCATTGCTACGGCGTTTCCGCCGGCAGCGCCAACATGGTCTCGTTCATCGCGAAGCAGCACGGGCGCAACCACACGTTCTACACGCAGTACGCGTTCCGCAAGGAATACGCGAGCTTCGACAGCTACGTCAAGAACCATAATTTCGCCAACCTCGACTACGTGTATAGCACGCTCAGCAATCATGATGGTGAAAATCCGGTTGACTACGCGGCTTTCGAAGCCAACCCGACCGATTTCACCGTGGTTGCGTGCAACGCCGAAGACGGCTCCACGAAGTATTTCAGCAAGTCCGACGTGGGCTACGACAATTTCGACATCCTGAAGGCGTCATCAGCGGTGCCGGTGGCTTGCGAACCGTATGAGATCGATGGCGTCCCCTATTACGACGGCGGCATCGCCGATCCGATTCCGGTGCAGAAGGCCATCGATGACGGCTACGACCGTATCGTGGTGATACTCACCCGCCCGAAAGACACCGTACGCGAACAGAAGAGGGACATCGGCCCGGCCAGGATTTTGAAGCGCAGCCACCCCGAAGCCGCGGAAAAACTGCTCAACCGTTATCAGACGTACAACGACGAAGTGGCGCTGTCCAAGGAATACGAGCAGGACGGCCGCGTGCTCATCCTCGCGCCGGAAAGCCTGTACGGCCTGAACACGTTGAGCAAGTCGTTCGAAGGTTTGGAACGCATGTACCGCGCGGGCTATGCGGCAGCCGAGGCCATTCCCGCATTCCTAAAAAGTTGA
- a CDS encoding PHP domain-containing protein, whose protein sequence is MIRVGTAAPPAEGWDIHCHTVFSDGTETPCTLLKEARSLRLHGVAIADHDTTSGWQDALDASRQIGLPLLRGTEITAVDENVSVHMLAFQYDPLNADISEMFASTRDARLRRTKRMVELMAQDFPITWDDVLAQVREGKRTTIGRPHIADALVAAGVYETRSDAFSDAVSATSKYYIPTPSPTTHDVVAAVKGAGGVVVIAHAGDPRRNRTLLTDRQIESLITEGLDGLEVWHRGNPPEQRERLLTIARRHDLLVTGGSDWHGKGKPNALGENLTDDETVQEIINRGVLLSK, encoded by the coding sequence ATGATTCGCGTAGGTACTGCGGCACCGCCCGCTGAAGGTTGGGACATTCACTGCCATACCGTTTTTTCTGACGGTACGGAAACGCCGTGTACGTTGCTGAAAGAGGCACGATCATTGCGATTGCATGGTGTTGCGATTGCCGATCATGATACGACCTCCGGCTGGCAGGATGCGTTGGATGCTTCGCGGCAGATTGGATTGCCGTTGTTACGCGGTACGGAAATCACTGCCGTCGATGAGAACGTATCCGTGCATATGCTCGCGTTTCAATACGATCCGCTGAATGCCGATATCAGCGAGATGTTCGCGTCTACTCGCGATGCGAGATTGCGGCGCACCAAACGCATGGTGGAACTGATGGCGCAGGATTTTCCGATTACATGGGATGACGTGCTTGCACAGGTGCGTGAAGGCAAGCGTACCACGATCGGCCGGCCGCATATCGCCGACGCATTGGTGGCGGCTGGTGTGTATGAAACACGATCCGACGCGTTTTCCGACGCGGTGAGCGCAACATCGAAATATTACATTCCCACGCCATCACCGACCACGCATGATGTGGTGGCCGCGGTCAAGGGTGCGGGCGGGGTGGTGGTGATCGCCCACGCCGGAGACCCTCGACGCAATCGGACATTACTGACCGACCGGCAAATTGAATCTCTCATCACCGAAGGTTTGGATGGTTTGGAAGTATGGCATCGTGGCAATCCGCCAGAACAACGCGAACGGCTGCTCACCATTGCGCGCCGGCACGACCTGCTGGTGACTGGCGGATCCGATTGGCATGGTAAAGGCAAACCGAATGCGCTGGGGGAGAACCTCACCGATGACGAAACGGTTCAAGAAATCATCAATCGAGGCGTTCTCTTGAGCAAATAA
- the murI gene encoding glutamate racemase yields MTSTAPIGVFDSGLGGISVAREIRRDMPNERVLYFGDSANAPYGTKSPEQVRKLSDAIVKRFVEQGVKAVVIACNTATSAAANELRDKYDIPIIGMEPALKVACDRGHGNRQRVIVAATPLTLRERKFAVLMDRFKTDHTIFPEPCPGLVEIVEHGQLDDHDVVMHTLHQYFDQYDLSTIDSVVLGCTHFVFYRDYFRELLPDTAAIIDGNEGTVRHLGVVLESLGKLSPEDAEGGIELANSDTSAQIAQLAQSLLGR; encoded by the coding sequence ATGACTTCAACGGCACCAATCGGCGTTTTCGATTCCGGTTTGGGCGGGATTTCCGTGGCGCGCGAAATCCGCCGCGATATGCCGAACGAACGCGTGCTGTATTTTGGCGATTCCGCGAACGCTCCGTACGGAACCAAATCACCTGAACAGGTACGCAAGCTGTCCGACGCCATTGTGAAACGTTTCGTGGAGCAAGGAGTGAAAGCGGTTGTCATCGCTTGCAATACCGCCACTTCCGCTGCAGCCAACGAATTGCGCGACAAATACGACATTCCGATCATCGGCATGGAACCAGCGCTGAAGGTGGCATGCGATCGAGGCCATGGCAATCGTCAGCGTGTCATCGTCGCAGCTACTCCCCTGACGTTGCGGGAACGCAAGTTCGCCGTGCTGATGGATCGTTTCAAAACAGACCATACGATCTTTCCGGAACCCTGCCCCGGTTTGGTGGAGATCGTCGAGCACGGCCAACTCGACGATCACGATGTTGTGATGCACACGCTGCACCAGTATTTCGACCAATACGATCTGTCAACAATCGACTCCGTCGTGCTCGGATGCACGCATTTCGTGTTCTATCGCGACTATTTCCGCGAACTGCTGCCCGACACAGCGGCAATCATCGACGGCAACGAAGGCACCGTGCGCCATCTTGGCGTGGTGCTTGAATCGTTGGGCAAGCTCTCTCCGGAAGACGCGGAAGGTGGCATCGAGCTGGCCAATTCCGACACTTCCGCGCAAATCGCGCAATTAGCGCAATCACTGCTTGGTCGCTGA
- the dapF gene encoding diaminopimelate epimerase: MSIPSIVYKAHATGNDFVVYLDAEGTYEPTADEVRFLCDRHFGIGGDGLIRLTHPQAVSDLNDKQIAVCAVGNADWFMDYRNADGSLAEMCGNGTRAITLFAQRQGIAGQPGGEPFRLGTRAGVKVLTSLGDVPALGNDVFQVEMGSWKCGDFDGYEVTIPGTAGSARGTFVDMGNPHVVAVIEDAFSSLPTVEQLDLVTKPVVSPQIESDQNVEFVRIDEQSEGDNEGSATMRVNERGCGETLSCGTGLCATAITLRAKTGIDHWTITVRGGTLRVDVTDDDVKLTGSATIVGKIELL, encoded by the coding sequence ATGAGCATTCCAAGCATTGTTTACAAAGCACACGCCACCGGCAACGATTTCGTGGTGTATCTAGATGCCGAAGGCACGTACGAGCCTACCGCCGATGAAGTGCGATTCCTGTGCGACCGTCATTTCGGTATCGGTGGCGACGGTTTGATCCGCCTTACACATCCGCAGGCGGTGTCCGATTTGAACGACAAGCAGATTGCTGTTTGTGCTGTTGGCAATGCGGATTGGTTCATGGACTACCGCAACGCGGACGGCTCGTTGGCTGAGATGTGCGGCAACGGCACGCGTGCGATCACCCTGTTCGCGCAACGGCAGGGTATTGCCGGTCAGCCGGGCGGTGAACCGTTCCGTCTCGGCACCCGTGCCGGTGTGAAGGTTCTGACTTCGCTTGGCGATGTGCCGGCTCTTGGCAATGACGTGTTCCAGGTTGAGATGGGTTCATGGAAGTGTGGCGATTTTGATGGATACGAAGTGACGATTCCCGGCACGGCCGGTTCCGCACGCGGCACGTTCGTGGACATGGGCAATCCGCACGTGGTCGCCGTTATCGAAGACGCGTTCTCCAGCCTGCCGACCGTGGAACAGCTTGACCTGGTGACCAAGCCGGTCGTCTCACCCCAGATCGAAAGCGATCAGAACGTTGAATTCGTGCGCATCGACGAACAAAGCGAAGGCGACAACGAGGGCAGCGCCACCATGCGCGTCAATGAACGCGGCTGCGGTGAGACATTGTCGTGCGGCACGGGCCTGTGCGCCACCGCCATCACTCTGCGTGCCAAAACAGGCATCGACCATTGGACAATCACCGTGCGTGGCGGTACTTTGCGCGTCGACGTGACCGACGACGATGTGAAACTCACCGGATCGGCCACTATCGTCGGGAAGATCGAACTGCTGTGA
- a CDS encoding phosphotransferase, protein MMAALTSATMPNAAIAGARASEQTNPTDEGYGVDHAVVQDAAGKLYDVFASNTPEGRKRLAGRVRAAQTLAHARELGGLGFAVDRIVAFSNGDLKHSSTGDTSVLVAIHHVGQARPLELLTLDDCSSVGTALGAIHRLRPDFLQEAGYPTFATGQIRAQLTAWIKRLCQAGHVPQEITTSWANILETDGLWSFSTCPVHGGLRDGDLLFSGSSITAVTNWQDMQVNDPARDLAWIFAKLDENHRNALLSAYGRMLGNRLDDLIMLRANLWLQMEQVGDFISALNKADNAKIMQFKAQVERLAHQLGVTTAKNRAQTKSKQEAKDRPQRPPSTITVGTLLNESERRRNAAAQQNDSDTTGERHIDAVNMDDSTGDFDVTGDFDATDSQPVRKTKKIVNDATEAFVPAGTQQSQAPSDSTNEREATSVSTFIPERSAKERHESMPSSSTMVISRLETADGNDDTNEESIPASHSEAATVLIPLLERDEATMQKAQAQINRWETEDATDEKPRVE, encoded by the coding sequence ATGATGGCTGCCCTGACCAGCGCGACAATGCCCAATGCCGCCATTGCCGGCGCGCGCGCCAGCGAACAGACCAATCCGACCGACGAAGGGTATGGAGTAGACCATGCCGTGGTTCAGGATGCGGCAGGCAAACTGTATGACGTGTTCGCATCCAACACACCTGAAGGCCGTAAACGTCTTGCCGGTCGCGTGCGCGCTGCGCAGACGCTCGCGCACGCCCGCGAATTAGGCGGATTAGGTTTTGCCGTCGATCGCATAGTGGCTTTTTCCAACGGCGATTTGAAGCATTCCTCCACTGGAGACACGTCCGTGCTCGTAGCCATCCATCATGTGGGTCAGGCGCGGCCGCTGGAGCTGCTGACTTTGGATGATTGTTCCAGCGTAGGCACCGCTTTGGGGGCGATTCATCGCCTTCGCCCCGACTTCTTGCAGGAAGCGGGCTATCCGACGTTTGCCACCGGCCAGATTCGCGCACAGCTGACCGCCTGGATCAAACGGTTGTGCCAAGCCGGGCATGTTCCGCAGGAGATCACCACCAGTTGGGCGAATATTCTTGAGACCGACGGACTATGGTCGTTCTCCACTTGCCCAGTGCACGGCGGATTGCGTGACGGCGATTTACTGTTCTCCGGTTCGTCCATCACCGCGGTCACGAATTGGCAGGACATGCAGGTAAACGATCCTGCCCGCGATTTGGCTTGGATTTTCGCCAAACTTGATGAGAATCACCGTAACGCTCTGCTTTCCGCATATGGTCGCATGTTGGGCAACCGTTTGGATGATCTGATTATGCTGCGCGCCAATCTGTGGCTGCAGATGGAACAGGTCGGCGATTTCATTTCCGCTTTGAACAAGGCGGACAACGCCAAGATTATGCAATTCAAGGCGCAGGTGGAACGTTTGGCACACCAGTTGGGTGTCACCACGGCGAAGAATCGCGCACAAACCAAATCGAAGCAGGAAGCCAAGGATCGTCCCCAGCGCCCGCCGAGCACAATCACCGTAGGCACGTTGCTGAACGAATCGGAGCGTCGCCGTAACGCGGCCGCGCAGCAGAATGATTCCGACACGACCGGTGAACGTCATATCGATGCTGTGAATATGGATGATTCCACTGGAGATTTCGACGTAACCGGCGATTTCGACGCGACCGACTCCCAGCCGGTCCGCAAGACGAAGAAAATCGTCAACGATGCGACGGAAGCGTTTGTACCGGCCGGAACCCAGCAATCACAAGCACCGTCAGACAGTACGAATGAGCGTGAGGCGACCTCGGTCAGCACTTTCATTCCGGAACGTTCCGCAAAAGAACGGCACGAATCCATGCCGTCAAGTTCCACCATGGTAATCAGCAGGCTGGAAACGGCCGACGGCAACGACGATACGAATGAGGAATCGATTCCCGCATCGCACAGCGAGGCCGCGACCGTACTCATTCCTCTGTTGGAGCGAGATGAGGCGACCATGCAGAAAGCGCAGGCGCAGATTAATCGATGGGAGACGGAAGACGCCACCGATGAGAAGCCACGCGTAGAATAG
- a CDS encoding isoaspartyl peptidase/L-asparaginase family protein translates to MNEAALPQSTVHIAQADPDGILLVIHAGAGNRGKKDTPERRAQVEQDLNRALEAGYALLEQGAPAEDAVCAAIRVMEDAPEFNAGRGAALTSEGIVSMDSCLMTGIDGEVGSACGLTTSKNPINVARAIKEKTKHVMFAKPGNDLLKEWGIELCDSDYFITPARQESLREAQSNGDEWEKHGTIGAVARDSSGNIAAGTSTGGITNQMPGRVGDSPLPGCGTYANNDSVAISCTGIGEAFVKEVAAHQVSDRVLYAKEEPIEAAKAALDGVARHHGDGGMIVVPAHGEGAMVFNSEMMNCGWKSPKGSYVQS, encoded by the coding sequence ATGAACGAAGCTGCACTGCCTCAGTCGACGGTCCATATCGCCCAAGCTGATCCGGACGGGATTCTGCTGGTGATTCACGCGGGTGCCGGCAATCGTGGCAAAAAGGATACGCCAGAACGTCGTGCCCAGGTGGAGCAGGATTTGAACAGGGCTCTTGAAGCTGGCTATGCGTTGCTGGAGCAGGGGGCTCCGGCGGAGGATGCCGTGTGCGCGGCTATCCGTGTCATGGAGGATGCTCCGGAGTTCAACGCTGGCCGTGGTGCTGCGCTGACAAGCGAAGGCATCGTATCCATGGATTCCTGCCTGATGACCGGTATCGATGGCGAGGTTGGTTCCGCATGTGGTCTGACCACGTCTAAGAATCCGATCAACGTAGCGCGTGCCATCAAGGAAAAGACTAAGCATGTCATGTTTGCCAAGCCTGGTAATGATTTGCTTAAGGAGTGGGGAATCGAACTGTGCGACAGTGATTATTTCATCACTCCGGCACGTCAGGAATCCTTGCGCGAGGCGCAATCCAACGGCGACGAGTGGGAGAAGCATGGCACCATCGGCGCTGTCGCCCGTGACTCGTCCGGCAACATCGCTGCCGGCACCTCCACCGGTGGCATCACCAACCAGATGCCGGGACGTGTCGGCGATTCGCCTCTGCCGGGCTGTGGTACCTATGCTAACAACGATTCCGTCGCGATCTCCTGCACCGGCATCGGTGAGGCGTTCGTCAAGGAAGTCGCTGCGCATCAGGTTTCCGATCGTGTTCTGTACGCCAAGGAGGAGCCAATCGAGGCCGCGAAGGCGGCGCTGGATGGTGTCGCCCGTCATCATGGCGATGGCGGTATGATCGTCGTTCCGGCTCATGGTGAAGGCGCAATGGTGTTCAATAGCGAGATGATGAACTGCGGTTGGAAGTCTCCGAAGGGCAGCTACGTGCAGAGTTGA
- a CDS encoding DUF3107 domain-containing protein, whose translation MDIELGIQNVARTVTFSTEQSADEVNAAIANAVENGKTINLTDDKGRRIVVPAGSLGYAIIGSETKHAVGFGNL comes from the coding sequence ATGGATATTGAACTCGGCATTCAGAATGTGGCCCGCACCGTCACCTTCAGCACCGAACAAAGCGCCGATGAGGTCAACGCGGCCATCGCCAACGCCGTGGAGAACGGCAAGACCATCAATCTGACGGACGACAAGGGTCGTCGCATCGTGGTGCCGGCAGGCTCGCTTGGCTACGCCATCATCGGTTCCGAAACTAAGCACGCTGTAGGTTTCGGCAACCTCTGA
- a CDS encoding peptide ABC transporter substrate-binding protein, translating to MKNNAFRRLLAMAAAGAMLTSIAACGSSSGDDTASNGSDSTSLISVNNSEPQNGLIPSDTNEMGGGKVIRYLFEGLVSFDAKGKQHLEVAESITPNEDATKYTIKLKEGWKFTNGEAVTAHSFADTWSFAANVKNAQKTASRFSTIKGYDELQDPNVDPKATLSGLSTPDDYTLVVELNKPDSVFPTKLAHQSMFPLPSVAFKDIKKFGQAPIGNGPYKFKSWSHDKNIIIVPNKDYKGSRKVSNKGIEYRVYTNEDSAYSDVLSGNLDVMDQIPQSAVKTFRQDSGVIAYSQAGSSFQSFVIPERLEHFGNDEEGQLRRQAISMAINRDQVVKKVYNNTKTPATDFTSPLVPEYVKELEQNGGNLKYNASKAKELWKKANAIKPWSGNFRIAYNADGGHKEWVDAVCNQIKNTLDIDAAGEPYATFSDVRNQVTNRTIKTAFRAGWMLDYPSAEDYLNPLYASSSADGHGSNDGDYKSAEFDELLNAALAQTDVKKRTEDFTKAQEVLAKDLPVIPLWNDNVAAASATNVKNVSFDYTNLPTYNTITK from the coding sequence ATGAAGAACAACGCGTTCCGTCGCCTGCTGGCCATGGCCGCGGCGGGTGCCATGCTGACGTCGATCGCCGCATGCGGCTCGTCGTCCGGCGATGACACAGCCTCCAACGGTTCCGATAGCACCTCACTGATTTCAGTGAACAACAGCGAACCGCAGAACGGTCTAATTCCAAGCGACACCAATGAAATGGGCGGCGGCAAAGTTATTCGATACCTGTTCGAAGGTCTGGTGAGCTTCGATGCAAAAGGCAAGCAACATCTCGAAGTCGCCGAGAGTATCACCCCGAACGAGGACGCCACCAAGTACACGATCAAGTTGAAGGAAGGCTGGAAGTTCACCAACGGCGAGGCAGTAACCGCCCATTCCTTCGCCGACACCTGGAGTTTCGCCGCCAATGTGAAGAACGCGCAGAAGACCGCAAGCCGATTCTCCACCATCAAGGGATATGACGAGCTGCAGGATCCGAACGTCGATCCGAAGGCCACACTTTCCGGTCTTTCCACCCCGGACGACTACACGCTGGTCGTCGAGCTGAACAAGCCTGATTCCGTATTCCCGACCAAGCTCGCGCACCAATCCATGTTCCCGCTGCCAAGCGTGGCATTTAAGGACATCAAGAAGTTCGGTCAGGCTCCGATTGGCAATGGTCCGTACAAGTTCAAGTCCTGGTCCCACGACAAGAACATCATCATCGTACCAAACAAGGATTATAAGGGCAGCCGCAAGGTATCCAACAAAGGCATCGAATACCGCGTCTATACGAATGAGGATTCCGCTTACTCCGACGTGCTGTCCGGCAACCTCGACGTGATGGATCAGATTCCACAGTCCGCGGTGAAGACCTTCCGTCAGGATTCCGGCGTGATCGCCTACAGCCAGGCAGGATCCTCATTCCAGTCCTTCGTCATTCCGGAACGTCTTGAGCATTTCGGCAACGACGAAGAAGGCCAGTTGCGTCGTCAGGCCATTTCCATGGCCATCAACCGCGACCAGGTCGTCAAGAAGGTTTACAACAACACGAAGACCCCGGCCACCGATTTCACTTCACCGCTCGTCCCCGAATATGTGAAGGAACTGGAGCAGAACGGCGGCAACCTGAAATACAACGCTTCCAAGGCCAAGGAACTCTGGAAGAAAGCCAATGCCATCAAGCCATGGTCCGGCAACTTCCGAATCGCCTATAATGCCGATGGCGGCCATAAGGAATGGGTCGATGCCGTGTGCAACCAGATCAAGAACACGCTCGACATCGACGCCGCTGGCGAGCCGTACGCCACGTTCAGCGACGTGCGTAACCAGGTGACCAACCGCACCATCAAAACCGCGTTCCGTGCTGGCTGGATGCTGGATTACCCGTCCGCTGAAGATTATCTCAATCCGCTATATGCCTCCAGCTCCGCTGACGGTCATGGTTCGAACGATGGTGATTACAAGAGCGCGGAATTCGACGAGCTCCTGAACGCTGCACTTGCCCAGACCGACGTAAAGAAGCGAACCGAGGACTTCACCAAGGCGCAGGAAGTGCTGGCCAAGGATCTTCCGGTGATTCCGCTGTGGAACGACAACGTCGCCGCCGCGTCCGCGACGAACGTGAAGAACGTATCGTTCGATTACACCAATCTGCCTACCTACAACACCATCACTAAGTGA
- a CDS encoding ATP-dependent helicase: MSATVEEILDGLDDAQRAAATAVDGPVRIIAGAGAGKTRTVTRRIAYACATKAWNPRSTMAVTFSVKAAAEMRSRLSKLDVAADVKAATFHSAALHQLRQIWPDVCEGPMPFICRNPRELVERSLRRVTTFQVDDDTIRNLQTEINWCKISLISPEDYARVCAAMHRQPPSGLEPSQFVDVYKAYEAEKTNRNEIDFDDILLIVCHLMESDEDVASAIRSNIAWLTVDEYQDVSPLQHRLLTRWLGSNRNICVVGDPAQTIYSFAGASSYSLLNFASEFGPLTADINLNNDYRSTPQIVNYANRVLAASPQRADYLKLSSERSKGRRVAETIYGSDWEEAQGVAARIRKLVDAGESSADCAILTRVNAQQKILCKALGEQHLRYRVRRDSGWQNSALSDDAQTRLAMLEALGVGADLSGVTISTIHASKGLEFKHVFLIGCSEGLIPYGAPQEGEVLEEERRLMYVAVTRAEDTLDVSYARTREGNEGERARRVSRFFR; the protein is encoded by the coding sequence ATGAGTGCAACAGTGGAAGAAATTCTCGACGGATTAGATGATGCGCAACGGGCTGCCGCAACGGCAGTGGACGGTCCGGTGCGCATCATCGCGGGCGCGGGCGCTGGCAAAACGCGAACCGTAACCCGCAGAATCGCTTATGCGTGCGCAACCAAAGCATGGAATCCACGAAGCACGATGGCGGTCACGTTCTCCGTCAAGGCGGCGGCGGAAATGCGCAGCCGACTGTCGAAGCTTGATGTCGCAGCTGACGTCAAAGCCGCGACCTTCCACTCCGCGGCCCTCCACCAGCTTCGCCAGATTTGGCCGGACGTGTGCGAAGGGCCTATGCCATTCATCTGTCGAAATCCGCGGGAACTGGTGGAGCGTTCGCTGCGTCGCGTCACCACCTTTCAGGTGGATGACGACACCATACGCAACTTGCAGACGGAAATCAACTGGTGCAAAATCTCGCTGATCTCGCCGGAAGATTACGCGCGCGTTTGCGCGGCAATGCATCGTCAACCGCCTTCAGGTCTTGAACCAAGCCAATTCGTAGACGTATACAAAGCGTATGAAGCGGAAAAAACAAATCGCAACGAAATCGATTTCGACGATATTCTGCTGATTGTATGCCATTTGATGGAAAGCGATGAAGACGTAGCCTCAGCCATCCGCTCCAATATCGCATGGCTCACCGTCGACGAATATCAGGACGTTTCGCCACTGCAACACCGCTTGCTCACCCGATGGCTCGGCTCAAACCGCAATATCTGCGTGGTAGGAGATCCCGCACAAACCATTTACTCGTTCGCAGGCGCAAGCAGTTACAGTCTGCTCAATTTCGCTTCGGAATTCGGTCCGCTCACCGCAGACATCAACCTCAACAACGACTACCGTTCCACGCCGCAGATCGTCAACTATGCCAATCGTGTGCTTGCGGCATCGCCGCAACGGGCCGATTATCTGAAGCTCAGCTCTGAAAGGAGCAAAGGGCGAAGGGTTGCGGAAACCATATACGGCAGTGATTGGGAAGAGGCACAAGGCGTAGCGGCACGTATTCGCAAACTGGTGGATGCGGGGGAGTCGTCGGCCGATTGCGCGATTCTCACCAGAGTCAACGCACAGCAGAAAATCCTGTGCAAGGCATTGGGCGAACAGCATCTAAGATACCGCGTGCGCAGGGATAGCGGATGGCAGAATTCCGCGCTTTCCGACGATGCACAAACCAGATTGGCCATGTTGGAAGCATTGGGCGTCGGCGCGGATTTGAGCGGCGTGACCATTTCCACCATCCACGCGTCCAAAGGCTTGGAATTCAAACACGTATTTCTCATCGGCTGTTCGGAAGGGCTCATACCGTATGGAGCCCCGCAGGAGGGCGAAGTGCTTGAAGAGGAGCGCAGACTCATGTATGTGGCTGTGACGCGCGCTGAGGACACGCTTGACGTTTCATATGCGCGCACCCGTGAAGGCAATGAGGGCGAAAGGGCACGACGGGTGTCACGCTTCTTCCGCTGA